The following are encoded in a window of Paraburkholderia sp. HP33-1 genomic DNA:
- a CDS encoding DUF962 domain-containing protein, which produces MAHTAHTDHFANFAEFYPYYLSEHRNIASRRLHFIGSLGVIGCLAMALATGDWLWLPAAVICGYGFAWVGHFFFEKNKPATFRHPLYSLMGDWVMFKDICVGKISL; this is translated from the coding sequence ATGGCTCATACAGCACACACCGATCACTTCGCGAATTTCGCGGAGTTTTATCCGTACTATCTGAGTGAGCATCGCAACATCGCGTCGCGGCGGCTGCATTTCATCGGCTCGCTCGGCGTGATCGGCTGCCTCGCGATGGCGCTCGCCACCGGCGACTGGCTGTGGTTGCCGGCAGCCGTGATCTGCGGCTACGGCTTCGCGTGGGTCGGCCATTTCTTCTTCGAAAAGAACAAGCCGGCCACCTTCCGTCATCCGCTTTACAGCCTGATGGGCGACTGGGTGATGTTCAAGGACATCTGCGTGGGGAAGATTTCGTTGTAG
- the wrbA gene encoding NAD(P)H:quinone oxidoreductase translates to MKDILVLYYSRHGATRELALAIAHGVDSVPGMQARVRTVPAVSTVCEASEPDIPAGGPPYVELRDLEECAGLALGSPTRFGNMAAALKYFLDGTTPQWLSGALSGKPACVFTSTGSLHGGQESTLLSMMLPLLHHGMLIVGIPYTESTLSTTQTGGTPYGASHFARAGTAGHGISAEERTLAIALGARVARTAASMSERP, encoded by the coding sequence ATGAAAGACATTCTCGTGCTTTATTACAGCCGTCACGGCGCCACGCGCGAGCTCGCGCTGGCGATCGCGCACGGCGTCGACAGCGTCCCCGGCATGCAGGCGCGCGTGCGCACCGTGCCGGCGGTTTCCACGGTCTGCGAGGCGAGCGAACCGGACATCCCCGCCGGAGGACCGCCGTACGTCGAACTGCGCGACCTCGAAGAATGCGCGGGCCTCGCGCTCGGCTCACCCACCCGCTTCGGCAACATGGCGGCCGCGCTCAAATACTTTCTCGACGGCACCACGCCGCAGTGGCTGTCCGGCGCCTTGTCGGGCAAGCCGGCGTGCGTGTTCACCTCGACCGGCAGCCTGCACGGCGGCCAGGAATCCACGCTGCTGTCGATGATGCTGCCGCTGCTCCATCACGGCATGCTGATCGTCGGCATTCCGTACACCGAGAGCACGCTGTCCACCACGCAAACCGGCGGCACGCCATACGGCGCGTCGCATTTCGCGCGCGCGGGCACGGCCGGCCACGGCATCTCCGCCGAAGAGCGGACGCTTGCGATTGCGCTGGGTGCACGCGTCGCACGCACGGCGGCGTCGATGTCCGAAAGGCCGTGA
- a CDS encoding efflux transporter outer membrane subunit — MQSPVPKGIAAAAVLTILLTIAGCASTGGVAPQTRTINPSSLDAGNAIRAANADAQWPVADWWRAYDDPQLNQWIADAQANNPSLAVAQARVREAASMAGVARAALAPQVNGSLSIQRQQWADNLYYGPGPLAGEQSWNNTGTLALAYHLDFWGKDKNAAERALDLAHASAADARAAQLELQANVVRTYIEMSLNYALLDIAKATLQQQQQIVDLANRRLKGGIGTQLEVSQAETPLPEYERQIDAIEEKIALGRNQLAALAGKGPGAGDAIRRPALSLAAPAGLPAALPADLIGHRPDVVAARWTVAAQARGIDVAKAGFYPDINLLASIGGYAAMGPLFQFLKSESHSWSVGPALTLPIFDGGRLRSQLGAASAGYDEAVERYNQSIVGALKDISDQVIRIRSLTTQADDADRSVAAARKNFELSREGYRRGLTDYLNVLVAQNQLLRAQEGVAKVQAERLGAHASLMTALGGGLDDPANGPQDSETLPAHGKGRNGAAKAEANANPSPLAAITASRGPNAPKAE; from the coding sequence GTGCAGTCTCCGGTACCCAAAGGGATCGCCGCAGCCGCGGTTCTTACGATCCTATTAACAATCGCCGGATGCGCAAGTACCGGAGGCGTCGCACCGCAAACGCGGACGATCAATCCTTCGTCGCTCGACGCGGGCAACGCGATCCGCGCCGCCAACGCCGATGCCCAGTGGCCCGTCGCCGACTGGTGGCGCGCCTATGACGATCCGCAGCTGAACCAGTGGATCGCGGACGCCCAGGCCAACAACCCGAGTCTCGCTGTTGCGCAGGCGCGCGTGCGCGAGGCGGCGTCGATGGCCGGCGTCGCGCGCGCGGCGCTCGCGCCGCAAGTCAACGGCAGCCTGTCGATCCAGCGCCAGCAGTGGGCCGACAACCTGTACTACGGTCCGGGGCCGCTCGCGGGCGAGCAGTCGTGGAACAACACCGGCACGCTCGCCCTCGCCTATCACCTCGACTTCTGGGGCAAGGACAAGAACGCCGCCGAGCGCGCGCTCGACCTCGCGCACGCGAGCGCCGCCGACGCGCGCGCCGCGCAGCTCGAACTGCAGGCGAACGTCGTACGCACCTATATCGAGATGTCGCTGAACTACGCGTTGCTCGACATCGCGAAGGCCACGCTGCAGCAACAGCAGCAGATCGTCGACCTCGCGAACAGGCGCCTGAAGGGCGGCATCGGCACGCAGCTCGAAGTGAGCCAGGCCGAAACGCCGCTGCCCGAGTACGAGCGCCAGATCGACGCAATCGAGGAGAAGATCGCGCTCGGCCGCAACCAGTTGGCCGCGCTCGCGGGCAAGGGTCCGGGCGCCGGCGACGCGATCCGGCGCCCGGCGCTGTCGCTCGCCGCGCCCGCCGGTCTGCCGGCCGCGCTGCCCGCCGATCTGATCGGCCACCGCCCGGACGTGGTCGCGGCACGCTGGACGGTCGCCGCGCAGGCGCGCGGCATCGACGTGGCGAAGGCCGGGTTCTATCCGGACATCAACCTGCTCGCCTCGATCGGCGGCTATGCGGCGATGGGGCCGCTGTTCCAGTTCCTGAAGAGCGAGTCGCATAGCTGGAGCGTGGGTCCGGCCCTGACGCTGCCGATCTTCGACGGCGGCCGGCTGCGCTCGCAACTCGGGGCGGCGTCGGCGGGCTACGACGAAGCGGTCGAGCGCTACAACCAGTCGATCGTGGGTGCGCTGAAGGACATCTCCGACCAGGTGATCCGCATCCGTTCACTGACCACCCAGGCCGACGACGCCGACCGCTCGGTCGCCGCCGCGCGCAAGAACTTCGAGCTGTCGCGCGAAGGCTACCGGCGCGGTTTGACCGACTATCTGAACGTGCTGGTCGCGCAAAACCAGCTGCTGCGCGCGCAGGAAGGCGTCGCGAAGGTGCAGGCGGAGCGTCTCGGCGCGCATGCGTCGCTGATGACGGCGCTCGGCGGCGGCCTCGATGATCCGGCCAACGGTCCGCAAGACAGCGAAACGTTGCCGGCGCATGGCAAGGGCAGGAACGGTGCGGCGAAAGCGGAGGCGAACGCGAACCCAAGCCCCCTCGCCGCGATCACCGCCTCGCGCGGTCCGAACGCACCCAAGGCCGAGTGA
- a CDS encoding O-acetylhomoserine aminocarboxypropyltransferase, protein MSANRFDTLALHAGAAPDPATGARATPIYQTTSFSFRDSDHAAALFNMERAGHVYSRISNPTVAVFEERVAALENGAGAIGTASGQAALHLAIATLMGAGSHIVASSALYGGSHNLLHYTLRRFGIETTFVKPGDLDAWRAALRPNTRLLFGETLGNPGLDVLDIAALAQIAHAHRVPLLVDSTFTTPYLLHPFEHGADFVYHSATKFLGGHGTTIGGVLVDGGTFDFEASGRFPEFTEPYEGFHGMVFAEESTVAPFLLRARREGLRDFGACLHPQAAWQLLQGIETLPLRMERHVANTRRVVEFLAGHAAVESVAYPELPTHPDHALARRLLPRGAGAVFSFNLRGDRAAGRAFIETLTLFSHLANVGDARSLVIHPASTTHFRMDAAALAAAGITEGTIRLSIGLEDPDDLIDDLKRALKVAQKAVSTAPAATNAPARPESA, encoded by the coding sequence ATGTCCGCCAACCGTTTCGATACGCTTGCGCTGCACGCCGGCGCTGCCCCCGACCCCGCCACCGGCGCGCGCGCGACGCCGATCTACCAGACCACGTCGTTCTCGTTCCGCGACTCGGATCACGCCGCCGCGCTGTTCAACATGGAGCGCGCCGGCCACGTCTACTCGCGCATCTCGAATCCGACCGTCGCCGTGTTCGAGGAGCGCGTCGCCGCGCTCGAAAACGGCGCCGGCGCGATCGGCACGGCGAGCGGCCAGGCCGCACTGCATCTGGCGATCGCGACGCTGATGGGCGCGGGCTCGCACATCGTCGCGTCGAGCGCGCTGTACGGCGGATCGCACAATCTGCTGCATTACACGCTGCGCCGCTTCGGCATCGAGACGACCTTCGTGAAGCCCGGCGACCTCGACGCGTGGCGGGCCGCGCTGCGCCCCAACACGCGCCTGCTCTTCGGCGAAACGCTCGGCAATCCGGGCCTCGACGTGCTCGACATCGCCGCGCTTGCCCAGATCGCGCATGCGCACCGCGTGCCGTTGCTGGTCGACTCGACCTTCACGACGCCCTACCTGCTGCACCCCTTCGAGCACGGCGCCGACTTCGTCTACCACTCGGCGACCAAGTTTCTCGGCGGCCACGGCACGACGATCGGCGGCGTGCTGGTCGACGGCGGCACGTTCGACTTCGAGGCTTCCGGCCGCTTTCCCGAATTCACCGAGCCGTACGAGGGCTTTCACGGCATGGTGTTCGCCGAGGAAAGCACGGTCGCGCCGTTCCTGCTGCGCGCGCGCCGCGAAGGCTTGCGCGACTTCGGCGCGTGCCTGCATCCGCAGGCCGCGTGGCAGCTGCTGCAAGGTATCGAGACGCTGCCGCTGCGCATGGAGCGACACGTCGCCAATACGAGACGCGTAGTCGAGTTTCTCGCCGGTCATGCGGCGGTCGAGTCCGTCGCCTACCCCGAGTTGCCGACCCATCCGGACCACGCGCTCGCGAGGCGGCTGCTGCCGCGCGGCGCCGGCGCGGTGTTCAGCTTCAACCTGCGCGGCGACCGCGCGGCCGGGCGTGCCTTCATCGAAACGCTGACGCTCTTCTCGCACCTCGCGAACGTCGGCGACGCGCGCTCACTGGTGATCCACCCGGCGTCGACGACGCACTTTCGCATGGACGCCGCCGCGCTCGCCGCGGCCGGTATCACGGAAGGCACGATCCGTCTGTCGATTGGTCTCGAAGATCCGGACGACCTCATCGACGATCTCAAGCGCGCGCTGAAGGTCGCGCAAAAAGCCGTGTCTACCGCCCCCGCCGCCACGAACGCCCCCGCCCGCCCGGAGTCCGCATGA
- a CDS encoding LysR family transcriptional regulator, translating to MDTLQNMRVFVRVVEAGSFTGAAQHLNTTTAYASRAVSDLEAHLRTRLLNRTTRRIALTEAGERYLQRCEQILAYVDQAEAEASDAHARPSGKLKVHAMTSFGQHYVVPAVGRYQERYPDVQIELTLAQRMPDLLDEGFDVSLTLATGLSDSGLVSQRIGSAFSIACASPAYLERHGVPQTPADLAQHTCLQMVTPVYPPDKWTFEGPRGEETVPLGPATFKVNVAEAMAVAVSQGMGVALIPIYSAISGLRSGELVWLLPEYTSQQMNLYALYPSRQYLDAKIRTWVEFLRDELPSTLAADQEELRQFART from the coding sequence ATGGACACGCTTCAAAACATGCGCGTTTTCGTCCGCGTCGTCGAAGCAGGCAGCTTCACGGGCGCCGCGCAGCATCTGAATACGACGACGGCCTACGCGTCGCGCGCGGTTTCCGATCTGGAAGCGCATCTGCGCACCCGGCTCCTGAACCGGACCACACGCCGCATCGCGTTGACCGAGGCGGGCGAGCGCTATCTGCAGCGCTGCGAGCAGATACTCGCGTACGTGGATCAGGCGGAGGCCGAGGCGAGCGACGCGCACGCGCGTCCGTCCGGCAAGCTCAAGGTCCACGCGATGACGAGCTTCGGCCAGCACTATGTGGTGCCGGCCGTGGGCCGATATCAGGAGCGCTACCCGGACGTACAGATCGAACTGACGCTCGCGCAGCGCATGCCCGATCTGCTCGACGAAGGCTTCGACGTGTCGCTGACGCTTGCGACCGGCCTGTCGGATTCGGGGCTCGTGTCGCAGCGCATCGGCAGCGCGTTCAGCATTGCGTGCGCGTCGCCGGCATACCTGGAGCGGCACGGCGTGCCGCAAACGCCCGCGGACCTCGCGCAGCACACCTGCCTGCAGATGGTCACGCCGGTGTATCCGCCGGATAAATGGACTTTCGAAGGCCCGCGCGGCGAGGAAACCGTCCCGCTCGGCCCGGCGACCTTCAAGGTGAACGTCGCCGAGGCGATGGCCGTGGCCGTCTCCCAGGGTATGGGCGTGGCGCTGATTCCGATTTATTCGGCGATCAGCGGTTTGCGTAGCGGCGAACTGGTGTGGCTGCTGCCCGAGTACACGTCGCAGCAGATGAATCTGTATGCGCTGTATCCGTCGCGGCAGTATCTGGATGCGAAGATCCGCACGTGGGTCGAATTCCTGCGCGACGAGTTGCCGTCCACGCTGGCGGCGGATCAGGAGGAGTTGCGGCAGTTCGCGCGGACGTGA
- a CDS encoding DUF2069 domain-containing protein yields the protein MNEPDRPPTERDAASLAKHASASAFATVAPVHPKTTAALVAAFTLVAMIVLAVAWEWWLAPLRPGGSLLVLKALPLLSALPGVWRRRLYTMQWASMLILLYFAEGVVRGWSDHGLSARLGWLQAALAVIFFACTLAYVGPFKRAARLAAKQAAKQTSSELPPPA from the coding sequence GTGAACGAACCGGATCGGCCACCGACCGAACGCGACGCCGCAAGCCTGGCGAAGCACGCGAGCGCATCAGCCTTCGCCACCGTCGCGCCCGTGCACCCCAAAACCACCGCCGCGCTCGTCGCCGCTTTCACGCTGGTCGCAATGATCGTGCTTGCCGTCGCATGGGAATGGTGGCTCGCGCCGTTGCGGCCCGGCGGCTCGCTGCTCGTGCTGAAGGCCTTGCCGCTGCTCTCCGCGTTGCCGGGCGTCTGGCGACGCCGGCTTTATACGATGCAATGGGCGTCGATGCTGATCCTGCTGTATTTTGCCGAAGGCGTCGTACGCGGCTGGAGCGATCATGGTTTGAGCGCGCGGCTCGGCTGGTTGCAGGCGGCGCTTGCCGTGATCTTCTTTGCCTGTACGCTCGCGTATGTCGGCCCGTTCAAGCGCGCGGCCAGACTGGCCGCAAAGCAGGCCGCAAAACAGACCTCCAGCGAACTACCTCCGCCCGCCTGA
- a CDS encoding alpha/beta fold hydrolase, whose protein sequence is MIVTVQGKPAYAYTGGKPFDARLPTAVFIHGAEHDHSVWALQSRYFAHHGFGVLAVDLPGHRRSAGPALASIAAMADWLAALLDAVGVARTFVAGHSMGSLIALDFAGRYPQRATHLALLATALPMTVSDALLDAALNREPEAIDMVNQWSHSTLAAKPSCPGPGFWLHGMNQRLMEHVSASGEPHLFHTDFTACNTYADGLARAAQVCCATRLIVGRRDAMTPPRAAKALADALAQAGVPVDTVTLEAGHALMTEQPDATLDALFSFASQAPREAR, encoded by the coding sequence ATGATCGTCACCGTTCAAGGCAAGCCGGCCTACGCCTACACCGGCGGCAAACCCTTCGACGCGCGTCTGCCGACCGCCGTATTCATCCACGGCGCCGAGCACGATCACAGCGTGTGGGCGCTGCAAAGCCGCTACTTCGCGCATCACGGCTTCGGCGTGCTGGCGGTCGATCTGCCGGGCCACCGCCGCAGCGCCGGCCCCGCGCTCGCCAGCATCGCCGCGATGGCCGACTGGCTCGCCGCGCTGCTCGACGCCGTGGGCGTCGCGCGCACGTTCGTCGCCGGTCACAGCATGGGCTCGCTGATCGCGCTCGACTTCGCCGGCCGCTATCCACAGCGCGCGACGCACCTGGCACTGCTCGCGACCGCGCTGCCGATGACCGTCTCCGACGCCTTGCTGGACGCCGCGCTCAATCGCGAGCCCGAAGCGATCGACATGGTCAACCAGTGGTCGCATTCGACGCTTGCCGCGAAGCCTTCGTGCCCCGGCCCCGGCTTCTGGCTGCACGGCATGAACCAGCGCCTGATGGAACATGTATCCGCCAGCGGCGAACCGCATCTGTTCCACACCGACTTCACCGCCTGCAACACCTATGCGGACGGCCTCGCGCGCGCGGCCCAGGTGTGCTGCGCGACGCGCCTGATCGTCGGCCGGCGCGATGCGATGACGCCGCCCCGTGCGGCTAAAGCGCTGGCCGATGCGCTCGCGCAGGCGGGCGTTCCGGTCGACACGGTCACACTCGAGGCGGGCCACGCGCTGATGACCGAGCAACCCGACGCGACACTCGATGCGCTGTTCAGCTTCGCATCGCAGGCGCCGCGTGAAGCGCGCTGA
- a CDS encoding FAD-binding oxidoreductase encodes MTHSAFLAACRDAIGAAHVLTDPHDTAPYLTDWRRRYTGAACAVLCPATSAEAAALVKLAVEHCVALVPQGGNTGLAGGATPDASGTQAVISLRRLNRVRDIDPHNNTITVEAGVILADVQKHAEAAGRLFPLSLAAEGSCTIGGNLSTNAGGTGVLRYGNTRELCLGLEVVTPQGELWDGLRGLRKDNTGYDLRDLFIGAEGTLGLITAAVLKLHPQPAARVTALAALASPHAALDFLALTQRVAGPLLTGFELMSDFCLRLVGRHFEQMRYPFAEPHAQIVLLELSDSENEQHARTLFEGLMETALEQGLVEDAVVAENLAQSRAFWNLREHIPLAQAEEGLNIKHDVAVPISRIGHFIETTDAAIAQAAPGARMVTFGHLGDGNLHYNVQAPEGVDAKAFLREYQSPINRIVYDSVDAHRGSISAEHGLGQLKIDEAAHYKQDVELRMMRAIKQALDPLNLMNPGKVLR; translated from the coding sequence ATGACCCACTCCGCTTTCCTCGCCGCCTGCCGTGACGCTATCGGCGCGGCCCACGTACTGACCGATCCGCACGACACCGCGCCTTATCTGACCGACTGGCGCCGCCGCTACACCGGCGCTGCCTGCGCGGTGCTGTGCCCAGCCACGTCCGCCGAAGCCGCCGCGCTCGTCAAGCTCGCGGTCGAGCACTGCGTCGCGCTGGTGCCCCAGGGCGGCAACACCGGTCTCGCGGGCGGCGCGACGCCCGACGCGAGCGGCACGCAGGCGGTCATCAGCCTGCGCCGCCTGAATCGCGTACGCGACATCGATCCGCACAACAACACGATCACCGTCGAAGCCGGCGTGATCCTCGCCGACGTGCAGAAGCACGCCGAAGCGGCCGGCCGCCTGTTTCCGTTGAGCCTCGCCGCCGAAGGCAGCTGCACGATCGGCGGCAATCTGTCGACCAACGCAGGCGGCACCGGCGTCTTGCGCTACGGCAATACGCGCGAGCTATGCCTAGGCCTCGAAGTGGTGACGCCGCAAGGCGAACTGTGGGACGGCCTGCGCGGGCTGCGCAAGGACAACACCGGCTACGATCTGCGCGACCTGTTCATCGGCGCGGAAGGCACGCTCGGCCTGATCACCGCGGCGGTGCTGAAGCTGCATCCGCAGCCGGCCGCGCGCGTCACCGCGCTCGCCGCGCTCGCGTCGCCGCATGCGGCGCTCGATTTTCTGGCGCTCACGCAACGCGTCGCCGGGCCGCTGCTGACCGGCTTCGAACTGATGTCGGATTTTTGCCTGCGCCTCGTCGGCCGGCATTTCGAGCAGATGCGCTACCCGTTCGCCGAGCCGCATGCGCAGATCGTGCTGCTCGAACTGTCGGACAGCGAAAACGAACAGCACGCGCGCACGCTGTTCGAGGGGCTGATGGAAACCGCGCTCGAACAGGGTCTCGTGGAAGACGCCGTGGTCGCGGAAAACCTCGCGCAGTCGCGCGCGTTCTGGAATCTGCGCGAGCACATTCCGCTCGCGCAGGCCGAGGAAGGGCTGAACATCAAGCACGACGTCGCGGTACCGATCTCACGCATCGGCCACTTCATCGAGACGACCGACGCCGCGATCGCGCAAGCCGCGCCGGGCGCGCGCATGGTCACGTTCGGGCATCTCGGCGACGGCAATCTGCACTACAACGTGCAGGCGCCCGAGGGCGTCGATGCGAAGGCGTTTCTGCGGGAGTACCAGAGCCCGATCAACCGGATCGTCTACGACAGCGTGGACGCGCATCGCGGCAGCATCAGCGCGGAACACGGGCTCGGCCAGCTGAAGATCGACGAAGCCGCGCACTACAAGCAGGACGTCGAACTGCGGATGATGCGCGCGATCAAGCAGGCGCTCGATCCGCTGAACCTGATGAATCCGGGCAAGGTGCTACGCTAA
- a CDS encoding YihY family inner membrane protein produces MLVRVRFDLDTLKRLAQFAAQRIGEDRIPQVAGSLTFTAMLALVPLATVAFALFTAFPIFSSFQASLQFFLAEHLMPAQLNDQIFRYLNQFASKAKGLTTIGMIVLFVTAVMTMMTVESAFNVIWRVRKARPVAQRILVYWAIITLGPILIGVSLSISSYLFTQSMSFSAAQRITPLIEWALASATLPFTVLAFTILYVYLPNCRVAWRDAVVGGVIAAVAFELAKRGFGYYVRRIPTYTAVYGAFAAVPLFLLWMYLCWFITLTGAMIASALPAIRIGQFHRPVFYGSNLFDSLELLARLCEAREAGRRGYTMPELARLLRRDMDTTQMLLQRLEEIEWIARLEENQAGPHFVLLANPAQVSVQRLYDLFVIDRAELTYQLELDSTRVDGGMLLAALDNDKLKVTLAALLASRAAARAARPADGEPAAASMPHQAA; encoded by the coding sequence TTGTTGGTTAGGGTGCGTTTCGATCTCGACACGCTCAAACGGCTCGCGCAATTCGCCGCGCAACGCATCGGTGAGGACAGGATTCCGCAGGTCGCGGGCAGCTTGACGTTTACGGCAATGCTCGCGCTCGTGCCGCTCGCCACGGTCGCATTTGCGCTGTTCACCGCGTTTCCGATCTTCAGTTCGTTCCAGGCGTCGCTGCAGTTTTTTCTCGCCGAGCACCTGATGCCCGCGCAGCTGAACGATCAGATCTTCAGGTATCTGAACCAGTTCGCGTCGAAGGCCAAGGGGCTGACCACGATCGGCATGATCGTGCTGTTCGTCACCGCGGTGATGACGATGATGACCGTCGAGTCCGCGTTCAACGTGATCTGGCGCGTGCGCAAGGCGCGGCCCGTCGCGCAGCGCATCCTCGTCTACTGGGCCATCATCACGCTCGGTCCGATCCTGATCGGCGTGAGCCTGTCGATCTCGTCGTATCTGTTCACGCAATCGATGTCGTTTAGCGCCGCGCAGCGCATCACGCCGCTGATCGAATGGGCGCTCGCCAGCGCCACGCTGCCGTTTACCGTGCTCGCGTTCACGATTCTTTACGTTTATCTGCCGAACTGCCGTGTCGCATGGCGCGACGCGGTGGTCGGCGGCGTGATCGCCGCAGTCGCGTTCGAGCTCGCCAAGCGCGGCTTCGGCTACTACGTGCGCCGGATTCCGACATATACGGCGGTGTACGGCGCGTTTGCCGCCGTGCCGCTGTTCCTGCTGTGGATGTACCTGTGCTGGTTCATTACGTTGACCGGCGCGATGATCGCGTCGGCGTTGCCGGCGATTCGCATCGGCCAGTTCCATCGCCCGGTGTTCTATGGCAGCAATCTGTTCGATTCGCTCGAACTGCTCGCGCGGCTGTGCGAAGCGCGCGAGGCCGGCAGGCGCGGCTACACGATGCCCGAGCTCGCGCGCCTGCTTCGTCGCGACATGGATACGACGCAGATGCTGCTGCAGCGGCTCGAAGAGATCGAGTGGATCGCGCGGCTGGAGGAGAACCAGGCCGGCCCGCACTTCGTGCTGCTCGCGAACCCGGCGCAGGTGAGCGTGCAGCGGCTGTACGACCTGTTCGTGATCGATCGCGCGGAGCTCACGTATCAGCTCGAACTCGACTCCACGCGCGTGGACGGCGGCATGCTGCTCGCCGCTCTCGACAACGACAAGCTGAAGGTGACGCTCGCCGCGTTGCTCGCGTCGCGCGCGGCGGCAAGGGCGGCGCGACCCGCAGACGGCGAGCCCGCGGCGGCTTCGATGCCGCACCAGGCGGCATGA
- a CDS encoding metallophosphoesterase, with protein sequence MKIRVLSDLHLENDEPELIPHAQADLVVLAGDIHNHAAGPRWAAQAFDDTVPVVYVPGNHEYYDGEFGALESAMLDAAAQVDNVHVLNNATLVDPQGRWRVLGTTLWTDFALYGATPEAIEASIDAARRVMLDYRGLIQMTWPHDPHDAARDFTPADSLALHRHARAWLESELARPFDGHTIVVTHHAPHRLSLAGRFAEDRVSAGFVSHLPELVRAPVALWIHGHTHTSFDYVVNGTRVVCNPRGYFDRRTGRWENPLFAWDKVVEI encoded by the coding sequence GTGAAGATTCGCGTGCTGTCCGATCTGCATCTGGAAAACGATGAGCCTGAGCTGATCCCGCACGCGCAGGCGGATCTGGTCGTGCTGGCCGGCGACATCCACAATCATGCGGCCGGCCCGCGCTGGGCCGCGCAGGCGTTCGACGACACGGTGCCGGTCGTCTACGTGCCGGGCAATCACGAGTACTACGACGGAGAGTTCGGCGCGCTGGAGAGCGCGATGCTGGACGCGGCCGCGCAGGTCGACAACGTGCACGTGCTGAACAACGCCACGCTCGTCGATCCCCAAGGCCGCTGGCGCGTGCTCGGCACGACGTTGTGGACCGATTTCGCGCTGTACGGCGCGACGCCCGAAGCAATCGAGGCATCGATCGACGCCGCGCGCCGGGTCATGCTCGATTACCGCGGGCTGATCCAGATGACCTGGCCGCACGACCCGCACGACGCCGCGCGCGACTTCACGCCCGCCGATTCGCTCGCGCTGCACCGGCATGCGCGCGCGTGGCTCGAAAGTGAGCTTGCCAGGCCGTTCGACGGCCACACGATCGTTGTCACCCATCACGCGCCGCATCGGCTGAGTCTGGCCGGGCGCTTTGCCGAGGACCGCGTGTCGGCGGGCTTCGTCAGCCATCTGCCGGAACTCGTGCGCGCGCCTGTCGCGTTGTGGATTCATGGCCACACGCATACTTCGTTCGACTATGTGGTGAACGGCACGCGCGTCGTATGCAATCCGCGCGGCTATTTCGACCGGCGCACGGGCCGGTGGGAAAATCCGCTGTTTGCGTGGGATAAGGTTGTCGAGATCTAG